In Camelus bactrianus isolate YW-2024 breed Bactrian camel chromosome 18, ASM4877302v1, whole genome shotgun sequence, one DNA window encodes the following:
- the CRAMP1 gene encoding protein cramped-like isoform X2, which yields MTVKLGDGGSGEEGLKRLGKRSADEDSLEGEGAGGGDAAEESGGTKRDGKTPRDGGDGPQVPSGGPQAPSPPPACPQDQHHFLRSSVRPQSKRLRKDPSCSGGSSSASSSGPRGKGADGGGSSSGSGSGVAPAAPAGGSRSSSRNLGSSGGEKEEGKKVRRQWESWSTEDKNTFFEGLYEHGKDFEAIQNNIALKYKKKGKPASMVKNKEQVRHFYYRTWHKITKYIDFDNVFSRGLKKSSQELYGLICYGELRKKIGGCMDDKNASKLNELIQAGATTVRYKGRNLRIKAPMCRALKKLCDPDGLSDEEDQKPVRLPLKVPVELQPRNNHAWARVQSLAQNPRLRMIVELHRKVSSLIEFLKQKWALHEVRIRKTLEERQLQDSFSEPSQEKVALHLFPGENCTVTPLPGVARVVHSKAFCTVHWQEGGRCKQSAKDTHTLPPAQILGIQSGQGTARGQLKCPRGGAEGKGGGRPPPSADASQSSGESSPESGPGEGAAPSLSSPDVPDRLPPGLQDTGGRLEKTPVAGLAEGVDGPAGEPGALVCACSQLPELEDELSLLDPFPRYMKSCQDLIIPDQCRCADLRPSGCASPETCVPSGTEVADLARARALSPVRIPPGPEPQPSPGLQPDLCTKDLADAPVEEPQEKVSPADPPPPQGQPAAKLPKDVPASRLAQQLREEGWNLQTSESLTLAEVYLMMGKPNKLQLEYDWLAVLGPEGQANGGQAQGPRAGSPPAAFHKQRLLSCLLKLISTEVNPRLAPEANTGSMASARPAQEEPSTTPPGKVVTVSSRSPRCPRNQAALRHGKTFSSSSTPCSSGLRNPPRHLLVAGPSSTGGSDADGGLFAVPTTLPPNSRHGKLFSPSKETELTFRQHLNSISMQSDFFLPKPRKLRNRHLRKPLVVQRTLLPRPSENQSHNVCSFSILSNSSVTGRGSFRPIQSSLTKAALSRPIVPKVLPPQAPGHLASAIDLAAKSAGIIPGSPLPVLDAEGLPGISPLSSDEVTAAVSGQDSTSTHRNGEPIPDVGGTGDPFISIPSRQEPVADSFQSSPVLSLSELSRAPLHNGSSSTRLSPPNVSALLDISLPGPPEDVLSQGEPATQISDSIIEIAISSGQYSEGVPLSPAKLNGSDSSKSLPSPSSSPQPDWIASPTHDPQWCPSDPTDSSLSSLFASFISPEKSRKMLPTPVGTNSGTSLLGPSLLDGNSRDSFVSRSLADVAEVVDSQLVCMMNENSIDYISRFNDLAQELSITEPGRREVLFDGGGGGPPVSDLSQ from the exons GAGCTGATGGTGGCGGATCATCATCCGGAAGTGGGTCTGGGGTTGCCCCCGCCGCCCCTGCAGGAGGCTCCCGCTCCTCCTCCCGGAACTTGGGGTCTTCGGGTGGTGAGAAAGAGGAAGGCAAGAAGGTGCGGCGGCAGTGGGAGTCGTGGAGCACAGAGGACAAGAACACCTTCTTTGAGGGGCTGTACGAG CATGGAAAAGACTTTGAGGCGATTCAGAACAACATTGCTCTGAAGTACAAGAAGAAAGGCAAGCCAGCGAGCATGGTGAAGAACAAGGAGCAGGTCCGGCACTTCTACTACCGCACGTGGCACAAGATCACCAAGTATATCGACTTCGACAACG TGTTCTCTCGCGGGCTGAAGAAGTCGTCCCAGGAGCTGTACGGCCTGATCTGCTATGGAGAACTGCGGAAGAAGATCGGGGGCT GCATGGACGACAAGAACGCCTCGAAGCTGAATGAGCTCATTCAGGCTGG GGCCACCACGGTGCGTTACAAAGGAAGGAACCTGCGGATCAAGGCACCCATGTGCCGAGCCCTGAAGAAGCTCTGTGACCCGGACG GCTTGAGTGACGAAGAAGACCAGAAACCAGTGCGCCTGCCCCTTAAAGTCCCTGTAGAGCTGCAGCCGCGGAACAACCATGCGTGGGCCCGCGTGCAGAGCCTCGCCCAGAACCCACGGCTCAG GATGATCGTGGAGCTCCATCGAAAAGTCTCCAGCCTCATCGAATTCTTAAAGCAGAAGTGGGCACTTCATGAAGTGAGAATT CGGAAGACGTTGGAGGAGCGGCAGCTACAGGACTCGTTCTCGGAGCCATCACAGGAGAAGGTGGCACTGCACCTGTTCCCGGGAGAGAACTGCACGGTGACACCACTTCCAGGCGTAGCCCGAGTGGTGCACTCGAAGGCCTTCTGCACCGTGCACTGGCAGGAGGGTGGCCGATGCAAACAGAGTGCCAAGGACACCCACACGCTGCCTCCCGCCCAGATCCTAGGCATCCAgagtgggcagggcacagcccGGGGCCAGCTGAAATGCCCTCGGGGTGGCGCTGAGGGTAAGGGCGGGGGCCGGCCCCCTCCCTCCGCCGATGCCTCACAGAGCTCTGGGGAGAGTTCCCCTGAAagtggccctggggagggggccgcCCCGAGTTTGAGCAGCCCGGATGTTCCCGACAGGCTTCCCCCTGGACTCCAGGACACTGGGGGACGGCTTGAAAAGACCCCTGTGGCCGGTCTTGCAGAGGGTGTGGATGGCCCTGCTGGGGAGCCTGGGGCCCTGGTGTGTGCCTGCAGCCAGCTCCCAGAGCTAGAGGATGAGCTGTCCCTCCTCGACCCCTTCCCCCGCTACATGAAGTCTTGTCAGGACCTCATCATCCCTGACCAGTGCCGCTGTGCAGACCTGCGGCCCTCAGGGTGTGCCTCCCCAGAGACTTGTGTCCCAAGCGGCACAGAGGTGGCCGACCTCGCCCGGGCCAGGGCGCTGTCCCCTGTCCGCATCCCACCCGGCCCAGAgcctcagcccagccctgggctccaGCCGGATCTTTGCACTAAAGACTTGGCAGACGCGCCTGTGGAGGAGCCCCAGGAGAAAGTGAGCCCCGCGGACCCCCCACCACCTCAGGGTCAGCCTGCTGCCAAGCTGCCGAAGGACGTCCCCGCCAGCCGGCTCGCCCAGCAGCTCCGCGAGGAGGGCTGGAACCTGCAGACCTCTGAAAGCCTTACGCTGGCCGAAGTCTACCTCATGATGGGCAAGCCCAACAAGCTGCAGCTGGAGTACGACTGGCTGGCAGTGCTGGGCCCTGAGGGCCAGGCCAACGGCGGGCAGGCCCAGGGCCCACGAGCCGGCTCCCCACCTGCTGCCTTCCACAAGCAGCGCCTCCTCAGCTGCCTCCTGAAGCTCATCTCCACTGAGGTCAACCCCAGGCTC GCTCCTGAAGCAAACACTGGCTCCATGGCCTCAGCAAGGCCAGCCCAGGAGGAGCCATCAACGACCCCCCCGGGGAAAGTGGTGACCGTCAGCTCCCGGAGCCCACGCTGCCCTCGAAACCAGGCTGCCCTCCGCCATGGCAAGACCTTCTCTTCCAGCTCCACACCCTGCTCCTCAG GTTTGAGAAACCCTCCAAGACACCTCCTGGTGGCTGGTCCCTCTAGTACGGGAGGCAGTGACGCAGATGGGGGCCTTTTTGCCGTCCCCACAACTTTACCACCCAACAGCCGACACGGGAAGCTCTTCTCTCCCAGCAAAGAGACAGAATTGACTTTCCGTCAGCATCTGAACTCCATCAGT ATGCAGTCGGATTTCTTCTTGCCAAAGCCCAGAAAGTTGCGGAACCGGCACCTGCGGAAGCCGTTGGTGGTCCAG AGAACACTGCTTCCTAGACCATCTGAAAACCAGTCCCACAATGTCTGCTCCTTCTCCATCCTGTCGAACTCTTCCGTCACTG GGCGAGGCTCGTTCCGGCCCATCCAGTCCTCCCTGACCAAAGCGGCGTTGTCTCGGCCAATTGTGCCCAAGGTCCTTCCACCCCAGGCCCCGGGCCACCTTGCCA GTGCAATTGATTTAGCGGCTAAGAGTGCCGGCATCATCCCTGGGAGCCCCCTCCCAGTCTTGGATGCCGAGGGCTTGCCTGGCATCTCTCCCCTGTCTTCAGATGAGGTGACAGCTGCCGTCTCAGGTCAGGACTCCACCAGCACCCACCGGAATGGAGAACCCATCCCCGACGTAGGG GGCACAGGCGACCCGTTCATCAGCATCCCCTCGAGGCAGGAGCCGGTGGCAGACAGTTTTCAG AGTTCGCCTGTCCTCTCCTTGTCCGAGCTGTCCAGGGCTCCTCTCCACAACGGTTCCTCAAGCACCCGGCTCTCTCCACCCAACGTCTCTGCTCTGCTGGACATCTCCCTGCCCGGCCCACCCGAGGATGTGCTATCGCAGGGAGAGCCCGCCACGCAGATCAGCGACTCCATCATCGAGATTGCCATCAGCTCTGGCCAGTACA GTGAAGGAGTCCCTCTTTCTCCAGCAAAACTGAATGGCAGTGACAGTTCGAAGAGTCTTCCCTCCCCATCCAGCAGCCCCCAGCCAGACTGGATCGCCTCCCCCACCCACGACCCCCAGTGGTGCCCTAGTGACCCCACAGACTCATCGCTCAGCAGCTTGTTTG cGAGCTTCATCTCCCCAGAGAAGAGCCGGAAGATGCTGCCAACCCCTGTCGGGACCAACAGTGGTACCTCCCTGCTGGGCCCCAGCCTCCTGGATGGGAACTCCCGGGACTCGTTCGTGTCCAGGTCCCTGGCTGATGTCGCAGAG GTCGTGGACTCCCAGCTGGTCTGCATGATGAACGAAAACAGCATTGATTACATATCTCGGTTCAACGACCTTGCCCAAGAGCTGTCCATCACTGAGCCTGGCCGCCGAGAGGTTCTGTttgatggtggtggaggtggcCCCCCAGTAAGTGACCTGTCCCAGTGA
- the CRAMP1 gene encoding protein cramped-like isoform X1, whose product MSRGPAGMTVKLGDGGSGEEGLKRLGKRSADEDSLEGEGAGGGDAAEESGGTKRDGKTPRDGGDGPQVPSGGPQAPSPPPACPQDQHHFLRSSVRPQSKRLRKDPSCSGGSSSASSSGPRGKGADGGGSSSGSGSGVAPAAPAGGSRSSSRNLGSSGGEKEEGKKVRRQWESWSTEDKNTFFEGLYEHGKDFEAIQNNIALKYKKKGKPASMVKNKEQVRHFYYRTWHKITKYIDFDNVFSRGLKKSSQELYGLICYGELRKKIGGCMDDKNASKLNELIQAGATTVRYKGRNLRIKAPMCRALKKLCDPDGLSDEEDQKPVRLPLKVPVELQPRNNHAWARVQSLAQNPRLRMIVELHRKVSSLIEFLKQKWALHEVRIRKTLEERQLQDSFSEPSQEKVALHLFPGENCTVTPLPGVARVVHSKAFCTVHWQEGGRCKQSAKDTHTLPPAQILGIQSGQGTARGQLKCPRGGAEGKGGGRPPPSADASQSSGESSPESGPGEGAAPSLSSPDVPDRLPPGLQDTGGRLEKTPVAGLAEGVDGPAGEPGALVCACSQLPELEDELSLLDPFPRYMKSCQDLIIPDQCRCADLRPSGCASPETCVPSGTEVADLARARALSPVRIPPGPEPQPSPGLQPDLCTKDLADAPVEEPQEKVSPADPPPPQGQPAAKLPKDVPASRLAQQLREEGWNLQTSESLTLAEVYLMMGKPNKLQLEYDWLAVLGPEGQANGGQAQGPRAGSPPAAFHKQRLLSCLLKLISTEVNPRLAPEANTGSMASARPAQEEPSTTPPGKVVTVSSRSPRCPRNQAALRHGKTFSSSSTPCSSGLRNPPRHLLVAGPSSTGGSDADGGLFAVPTTLPPNSRHGKLFSPSKETELTFRQHLNSISMQSDFFLPKPRKLRNRHLRKPLVVQRTLLPRPSENQSHNVCSFSILSNSSVTGRGSFRPIQSSLTKAALSRPIVPKVLPPQAPGHLASAIDLAAKSAGIIPGSPLPVLDAEGLPGISPLSSDEVTAAVSGQDSTSTHRNGEPIPDVGGTGDPFISIPSRQEPVADSFQSSPVLSLSELSRAPLHNGSSSTRLSPPNVSALLDISLPGPPEDVLSQGEPATQISDSIIEIAISSGQYSEGVPLSPAKLNGSDSSKSLPSPSSSPQPDWIASPTHDPQWCPSDPTDSSLSSLFASFISPEKSRKMLPTPVGTNSGTSLLGPSLLDGNSRDSFVSRSLADVAEVVDSQLVCMMNENSIDYISRFNDLAQELSITEPGRREVLFDGGGGGPPVSDLSQ is encoded by the exons GAGCTGATGGTGGCGGATCATCATCCGGAAGTGGGTCTGGGGTTGCCCCCGCCGCCCCTGCAGGAGGCTCCCGCTCCTCCTCCCGGAACTTGGGGTCTTCGGGTGGTGAGAAAGAGGAAGGCAAGAAGGTGCGGCGGCAGTGGGAGTCGTGGAGCACAGAGGACAAGAACACCTTCTTTGAGGGGCTGTACGAG CATGGAAAAGACTTTGAGGCGATTCAGAACAACATTGCTCTGAAGTACAAGAAGAAAGGCAAGCCAGCGAGCATGGTGAAGAACAAGGAGCAGGTCCGGCACTTCTACTACCGCACGTGGCACAAGATCACCAAGTATATCGACTTCGACAACG TGTTCTCTCGCGGGCTGAAGAAGTCGTCCCAGGAGCTGTACGGCCTGATCTGCTATGGAGAACTGCGGAAGAAGATCGGGGGCT GCATGGACGACAAGAACGCCTCGAAGCTGAATGAGCTCATTCAGGCTGG GGCCACCACGGTGCGTTACAAAGGAAGGAACCTGCGGATCAAGGCACCCATGTGCCGAGCCCTGAAGAAGCTCTGTGACCCGGACG GCTTGAGTGACGAAGAAGACCAGAAACCAGTGCGCCTGCCCCTTAAAGTCCCTGTAGAGCTGCAGCCGCGGAACAACCATGCGTGGGCCCGCGTGCAGAGCCTCGCCCAGAACCCACGGCTCAG GATGATCGTGGAGCTCCATCGAAAAGTCTCCAGCCTCATCGAATTCTTAAAGCAGAAGTGGGCACTTCATGAAGTGAGAATT CGGAAGACGTTGGAGGAGCGGCAGCTACAGGACTCGTTCTCGGAGCCATCACAGGAGAAGGTGGCACTGCACCTGTTCCCGGGAGAGAACTGCACGGTGACACCACTTCCAGGCGTAGCCCGAGTGGTGCACTCGAAGGCCTTCTGCACCGTGCACTGGCAGGAGGGTGGCCGATGCAAACAGAGTGCCAAGGACACCCACACGCTGCCTCCCGCCCAGATCCTAGGCATCCAgagtgggcagggcacagcccGGGGCCAGCTGAAATGCCCTCGGGGTGGCGCTGAGGGTAAGGGCGGGGGCCGGCCCCCTCCCTCCGCCGATGCCTCACAGAGCTCTGGGGAGAGTTCCCCTGAAagtggccctggggagggggccgcCCCGAGTTTGAGCAGCCCGGATGTTCCCGACAGGCTTCCCCCTGGACTCCAGGACACTGGGGGACGGCTTGAAAAGACCCCTGTGGCCGGTCTTGCAGAGGGTGTGGATGGCCCTGCTGGGGAGCCTGGGGCCCTGGTGTGTGCCTGCAGCCAGCTCCCAGAGCTAGAGGATGAGCTGTCCCTCCTCGACCCCTTCCCCCGCTACATGAAGTCTTGTCAGGACCTCATCATCCCTGACCAGTGCCGCTGTGCAGACCTGCGGCCCTCAGGGTGTGCCTCCCCAGAGACTTGTGTCCCAAGCGGCACAGAGGTGGCCGACCTCGCCCGGGCCAGGGCGCTGTCCCCTGTCCGCATCCCACCCGGCCCAGAgcctcagcccagccctgggctccaGCCGGATCTTTGCACTAAAGACTTGGCAGACGCGCCTGTGGAGGAGCCCCAGGAGAAAGTGAGCCCCGCGGACCCCCCACCACCTCAGGGTCAGCCTGCTGCCAAGCTGCCGAAGGACGTCCCCGCCAGCCGGCTCGCCCAGCAGCTCCGCGAGGAGGGCTGGAACCTGCAGACCTCTGAAAGCCTTACGCTGGCCGAAGTCTACCTCATGATGGGCAAGCCCAACAAGCTGCAGCTGGAGTACGACTGGCTGGCAGTGCTGGGCCCTGAGGGCCAGGCCAACGGCGGGCAGGCCCAGGGCCCACGAGCCGGCTCCCCACCTGCTGCCTTCCACAAGCAGCGCCTCCTCAGCTGCCTCCTGAAGCTCATCTCCACTGAGGTCAACCCCAGGCTC GCTCCTGAAGCAAACACTGGCTCCATGGCCTCAGCAAGGCCAGCCCAGGAGGAGCCATCAACGACCCCCCCGGGGAAAGTGGTGACCGTCAGCTCCCGGAGCCCACGCTGCCCTCGAAACCAGGCTGCCCTCCGCCATGGCAAGACCTTCTCTTCCAGCTCCACACCCTGCTCCTCAG GTTTGAGAAACCCTCCAAGACACCTCCTGGTGGCTGGTCCCTCTAGTACGGGAGGCAGTGACGCAGATGGGGGCCTTTTTGCCGTCCCCACAACTTTACCACCCAACAGCCGACACGGGAAGCTCTTCTCTCCCAGCAAAGAGACAGAATTGACTTTCCGTCAGCATCTGAACTCCATCAGT ATGCAGTCGGATTTCTTCTTGCCAAAGCCCAGAAAGTTGCGGAACCGGCACCTGCGGAAGCCGTTGGTGGTCCAG AGAACACTGCTTCCTAGACCATCTGAAAACCAGTCCCACAATGTCTGCTCCTTCTCCATCCTGTCGAACTCTTCCGTCACTG GGCGAGGCTCGTTCCGGCCCATCCAGTCCTCCCTGACCAAAGCGGCGTTGTCTCGGCCAATTGTGCCCAAGGTCCTTCCACCCCAGGCCCCGGGCCACCTTGCCA GTGCAATTGATTTAGCGGCTAAGAGTGCCGGCATCATCCCTGGGAGCCCCCTCCCAGTCTTGGATGCCGAGGGCTTGCCTGGCATCTCTCCCCTGTCTTCAGATGAGGTGACAGCTGCCGTCTCAGGTCAGGACTCCACCAGCACCCACCGGAATGGAGAACCCATCCCCGACGTAGGG GGCACAGGCGACCCGTTCATCAGCATCCCCTCGAGGCAGGAGCCGGTGGCAGACAGTTTTCAG AGTTCGCCTGTCCTCTCCTTGTCCGAGCTGTCCAGGGCTCCTCTCCACAACGGTTCCTCAAGCACCCGGCTCTCTCCACCCAACGTCTCTGCTCTGCTGGACATCTCCCTGCCCGGCCCACCCGAGGATGTGCTATCGCAGGGAGAGCCCGCCACGCAGATCAGCGACTCCATCATCGAGATTGCCATCAGCTCTGGCCAGTACA GTGAAGGAGTCCCTCTTTCTCCAGCAAAACTGAATGGCAGTGACAGTTCGAAGAGTCTTCCCTCCCCATCCAGCAGCCCCCAGCCAGACTGGATCGCCTCCCCCACCCACGACCCCCAGTGGTGCCCTAGTGACCCCACAGACTCATCGCTCAGCAGCTTGTTTG cGAGCTTCATCTCCCCAGAGAAGAGCCGGAAGATGCTGCCAACCCCTGTCGGGACCAACAGTGGTACCTCCCTGCTGGGCCCCAGCCTCCTGGATGGGAACTCCCGGGACTCGTTCGTGTCCAGGTCCCTGGCTGATGTCGCAGAG GTCGTGGACTCCCAGCTGGTCTGCATGATGAACGAAAACAGCATTGATTACATATCTCGGTTCAACGACCTTGCCCAAGAGCTGTCCATCACTGAGCCTGGCCGCCGAGAGGTTCTGTttgatggtggtggaggtggcCCCCCAGTAAGTGACCTGTCCCAGTGA